Proteins from a single region of Synchiropus splendidus isolate RoL2022-P1 chromosome 3, RoL_Sspl_1.0, whole genome shotgun sequence:
- the drosha gene encoding ribonuclease 3 isoform X3, whose translation MSFHQDRGGHRAGMASGLRHPPPQPSAAQYHYDPQTSSTPGYHGSHSYVPPRTDFMQYTSLPPPQNPTSVNACPVRPPFPKPPVRHGFPDPPPNFPPPPLPCPATGPPPASQIPGVNPYHPYMMPPPPLPHMPPPLPPQSMNYPPFPMNYPHPPPPFPPPPFNPGYMQNPGLYQPDQSFHHSGQYQHAKPLDHRRSPDRGYRHDDHRQKSYGDRKERGRSPDRHGGRYRSEHDRGRSPPRHRSRERSRDKFRHRESRRSPSPDRHRKRPRSRSSSRDRKRGRWEEDRDRRSDSFAGQSRDRGSSSARSRMSEDHFAEKVDEDKEEDNLLKPAWIRCTHAENFYSNDPMDQVGDSTIVGTSKLRDLYERFEEELGRRQARAKEARPKWDPPKTKLDEDHDDSSSESECESDGEGSSCSSSSDSDVFDVIGEIKRKKAHPDRLHEELWYNDVGQMNDGPLCKCSAKARRTGIRHSIYPGEESVKACRPMNNNAGKLFHYRITVSPPTNFLTDRPTVIEYDDHEYLFEGFSLFSHAPLVDIPLCRVIRFNIDYTIHFIEEMTPEHFCVRGLELFSSYLFRDILELYDWNLRGPEHEDEASECNQFHFMPRFVRFLPDGGKEVLSMHQVLLYLLRSNKPLVPAEEIADMLQWEELEWQKYAEECKGMIVTNPGLKPSSVRIDQLDREQFNPEVITFPIIVHFGIRPAQLSYAGDPQYQKLWKSYVKLRHLLANSPKVKQIDKQKLTQREEALQKIRQKNTMRREVTVELSSQGFWKTGIRSDVCQHAMMLPVLTHHIRYHQCLKHLDQLIGYVFKERCLLQLAMTHPSHHLNFGMNPDHARNSLSNCGIRQPKYGDRKVHHMYMRKKGINTLINIMSRLGQDDPTPSRINHNERLEFLGDAVVEFLTSVHLYYLFPHLEEGGLATYRTAIVQNQHLAMLAKKLELDRFMLYAHGPDLCRESDLRHAMANCFEALIGAVYLEGGLEEARELFGRLLFNVQQHQSWCRLSSSPVLNIRKLQPGYDQHSIHLSTVTRSVHHLLLRGATAEVERSGLLSCMELCPSLLE comes from the exons ATGTCGTTCCATCAAGACCGTGGCGGACACAGGGCTGGAATGGCCTCTGGTCTACGACACCCTCCTCCCCAGCCGTCTGCAGCTCAGTACCACTATGACCCCCAGACTTCTTCCACTCCCGGTTACCATGGTAGCCACAGTTACGTGCCTCCTCGTACTGACTTCATGCAGTACACGTCCCTGCCTCCGCCCCAGAACCCGACCTCAGTGAACGCCTGCCCGGTGCGTCCTCCTTTTCCAAAGCCTCCTGTCCGACACGGCTTTCCTGACCCGCCACCAAACTTCCCGCCGCCCCCGTTGCCCTGCCCGGCCACTGGGCCCCCGCCAGCCTCTCAGATCCCCGGAGTGAACCCGTACCACCCTTATATGATGCCTCCGCCTCCACTGCCGCACATGCCGCCCCCATTGCCACCTCAGTCCATGAACTACCCCCCATTCCCCATGAACTACCCGCACCCACCGCCGCCTttcccccctccccccttcaACCCTGGCTACATGCAAAACCCAGGCTTGTACCAGCCAGACCAGAGCTTCCATCATTCGGGCCAGTACCAGCACGCCAAGCCCCTGGACCACAGACGGTCGCCGGACCGAGGCTATCGCCATGACGACCACCGGCAGAAGAGCTATGGTGACAGGAAGGAACGCGGGAGGAGTCCGGACAGGCACGGTGGGCGATACCGGTCGGAGCACGACCGTGGCCGGAGCCCGCCCAGACACAGGAGCCGGGAGCGCAGCAG GGACAAATTTCGTCACAGAGAGAGTCGGCGATCACCGTCGCCTGACCGACACAGGAAGCGGCCTAGAAG CCGGTCGTCCAGCAGAGACCGGAAGCGTGGCCGCTGGGAAGAAGATCGTGACCGCAGGTCGGACAGCTTTGCGGGTCAGAGCCGAGACCGCGGCTCCTCGTCTGCAAGGAGCCGGATGTCCGAAGACCACTTCGCAGAGAAGGTGGACGAGGACAAGGAGGAGGACAACCTGCTGAAGCCGGCCTGGATCCGCTGCACCCACGCCGAGAACTTCTACTCAAATGACCCCATGGACCAAGTG GGCGACTCCACGATCGTGGGCACCAGCAAGCTTCGTGATCTGTATGAGCGCTTCGAGGAGGAGCTGGGAAGGAGGCAGGCCAGGGCGAAGGAGGCCCGCCCCAAATGGGACCCACCCAAGACCAAGCTGGACGAAGACCATG ACGACAGCAGCAGCGAGTCAGAGTGCGAGTCAGACGGCGAGGGaagctcctgctccagcagctctgactcGGATGTCTTCGACGTCATTGGTGAGATCAAGAGGAAGAAGGCTCATCCTGACCGGCTGCATGAGGAACTGTGGTACAACGACGTGGGACAG ATGAACGACGGCCCCTTGTGCAAGTGCAGCGCCAAGGCCAGGCGAACAGGGATCCGCCACAGCATCTACCCGGGGGAGGAG TCTGTGAAAGCATGTCGGCCCATGAACAACAACGCTGGGAAGCTTTTCCACTACCGGATAACTGTCTCCCCTCCAACCAACTTCCTG ACGGATCGTCCGACAGTGATCGAGTACGACGACCACGAGTATTTGTTTGAaggcttctctctcttctctcatgcTCCTCTGGTTGAC ATTCCTTTGTGCCGCGTGATCCGCTTCAACATAGATTACACCATCCACTTCATAGAGGAGATGACACCAGAG CACTTCTGTGTCAGAGGTCTGGAGCTCTTCTCCTCTTACCTGTTCCGGGACATCCTGGAACTCTACGACTGGAACCTCCGAG GTCCGGAGCATGAAGACGAGGCGTCGGAGTGTAATCAGTTCCACTTCATGCCACGATTTGTTCGCTTCCTACCAG ACGGAGGGAAGGAGGTCCTGTCGATGCATCAGGTGCTGCTCTACCTGCTGCGCAGCAACAAACCATTGGTTCCCGCTGAGGAGATTGCCGACATGCTGCAATGGGAGGAGCTAGAGTGGCAGAAGTACGCCGAGGAGTGCAAGGGCATGATCGTCACCAACCCCGGCTTG AAACCCAGCTCGGTGAGGATCGACCAACTGGACCGGGAGCAGTTCAATCCAGAAGTCATCACCTTCCCCATCATCGTCCACTTTGGAATTCGGCCCGCTCAGCTCAGCTACGCCGGAGACCCCCA GTACCAGAAGCTGTGGAAGAGCTACGTTAAGCTGCGCCACCTGTTGGCCAACAGCCCGAAGGTCAAGCAGATCGACAAGCAGAAGCTGACGCAGAGAGAG GAGGCACTTCAGAAGATCCGCCAGAAGAACACGATGCGCCGCGAGGTGACAGTGGAGCTCAGCAGTCAGGGATTCTGGAAGACCGGCATCCGCTCCGACGTCTGTCAG CACGCCATGATGCTGCCGGTTCTGACCCATCACATCCGTTACCACCAGTGTCTGAAGCACCTGGACCAGCTCATCGGCTACGTCTTCAAGGAACGCTGCCTCCTGCAG CTGGCCATGACACACCCCAGCCACCACCTCAACTTTGGCATGAACCCTGACCACGCCCGCAACTCCCTGTCCAACTGCGGCATCCGCCAGCCCAAATACGGCGACAGGAAGGTCCACCACATGTACATGAGGAAGAAAG GAATCAACACGTTGATTAACATCATGTCCCGCCTGGGCCAGGACGACCCCACCCCCTCCAG GATCAATCACAACGAGAGACTTGAGTTCCTGGGCGACGCAGTCGTGGAGTTCCTCACCAG CGTGCACCTCTACTACCTGTTCCCTCACCTGGAGGAGGGTGGGCTGGCCACCTACCGGACGGCCATTGTTCAGAACCAGCACTTAGCCATGCTGGCCAAG aaaCTGGAGTTGGACCGCTTCATGCTGTACGCTCACGGACCGGACCTGTGCCGGGAATCGGACCTGCGTCACGCCATGGCCAACTGCTTTGAAGCTCTCATCG